From one Actinomyces sp. Marseille-P3109 genomic stretch:
- the glmM gene encoding phosphoglucosamine mutase, which translates to MARLFGTDGVRGLANDLLTPTLAVQLGEAAARVLTKDSNATRRSRSIRPRAIVGRDTRASGEFLDHAISAGLASSGIDVTRVGVLPTPAIAHLTATQDIELGVMISASHNPFPDNGIKFIARGGYKLADAVEDEIEALLGKVSDRPTGSDVGRVIKGETVADQNYINHLVDSAATDLSGLRIVVDASNGAASVVGPAALRASGAEVIVINASPDGLNINDNCGSTHPEQLQNYVRAVGADMGVAYDGDADRCLAVDADGQLVDGDQIMGMLAIGMKADGTLGSDTLVVTVMSNLGLILAMREHGIRTVQTGVGDRYVLERMLQGGYTLGGEQSGHVIDTLHATTGDGVLTSLRVAARVKRTGKTLAELASVVTRLPQTLINVKNVDKAAASTNQSVQDAVASAEKELGDTGRVLLRQSGTEPLVRVMVEAATQEEADRVARSLADTVKNNLGL; encoded by the coding sequence ATGGCTCGTCTCTTCGGAACCGACGGCGTACGCGGCCTGGCCAACGACCTGCTCACGCCCACCCTGGCCGTACAGCTCGGTGAGGCCGCGGCCCGTGTTCTGACCAAGGACTCGAACGCCACCCGGCGCTCGCGCAGCATCCGCCCCCGCGCCATCGTGGGCCGCGACACCCGCGCCTCCGGAGAGTTCCTCGACCACGCCATCAGCGCGGGCCTGGCCTCCTCCGGGATCGACGTCACCCGTGTGGGCGTCCTGCCCACCCCTGCGATCGCACACCTGACGGCCACCCAGGACATCGAGCTGGGCGTCATGATCTCCGCCTCCCACAACCCCTTCCCCGACAACGGCATCAAGTTCATCGCCCGCGGTGGCTATAAGCTCGCCGACGCCGTCGAGGACGAGATCGAGGCCCTCCTGGGCAAGGTCAGTGACCGGCCCACCGGATCCGACGTCGGCCGCGTCATCAAGGGCGAGACCGTCGCCGACCAGAACTACATCAACCACCTCGTCGACTCCGCCGCCACCGACCTGTCCGGGCTGCGCATCGTCGTCGACGCCTCCAACGGCGCCGCCTCCGTCGTCGGGCCGGCCGCGCTGCGCGCCTCCGGCGCCGAGGTCATCGTCATCAACGCCTCCCCGGACGGCCTCAACATCAACGACAACTGCGGCTCCACCCACCCCGAGCAGCTGCAGAACTACGTCAGGGCCGTCGGCGCGGACATGGGAGTGGCCTACGACGGCGACGCCGACCGCTGCCTGGCCGTGGACGCCGACGGCCAGCTTGTCGACGGCGACCAGATCATGGGCATGCTCGCCATCGGTATGAAAGCCGACGGCACCCTCGGCTCCGACACGCTCGTCGTCACCGTCATGAGCAACCTCGGACTCATCCTGGCCATGCGCGAGCACGGCATCCGCACCGTTCAGACCGGTGTGGGCGACCGCTACGTGCTCGAGCGGATGCTCCAGGGCGGCTACACCCTGGGGGGCGAGCAGTCCGGGCACGTCATCGACACCCTCCACGCCACCACCGGTGACGGCGTGCTCACCTCCCTGCGTGTGGCCGCGCGCGTCAAGCGCACCGGCAAGACGCTGGCCGAGCTCGCCAGCGTCGTGACCCGTCTGCCCCAGACACTCATCAACGTCAAGAACGTCGACAAGGCGGCGGCCAGCACCAACCAGTCCGTTCAGGACGCCGTCGCCTCCGCGGAGAAGGAGCTGGGGGACACCGGCCGCGTCCTGCTGCGCCAGTCGGGCACCGAGCCGCTCGTGCGCGTCATGGTCGAGGCCGCCACCCAGGAGGAGGCCGACCGCGTGGCCCGCTCCCTGGCGGACACCGTCAAGAACAACCTCGGCCTGTGA
- a CDS encoding ROK family protein, giving the protein MSTTTLSVDCGGGGIKASVLDFEGNIISRAVRTPTPYPLPPTKLVETITSLASQLPGADRATVGMPGMIRHGVVIATPHYITKDGPRSKVLPELVEAWARFDMGAGVSRALGIPSLVLNDAEVAGAGVVTGRGLEMIVTLGTGLGNAVFDNGILAPHVEVSQGPVRWGLTYDDYIGEHERLRLGDAHWSRRVRRVVEALRPMYLWDRLYLGGGNSRRITAAQLAKTGDDVVVVPNEAGMTGGARCWDMARP; this is encoded by the coding sequence GTGAGTACAACGACTCTGTCCGTGGACTGCGGCGGCGGCGGTATCAAGGCCTCGGTGCTGGACTTCGAGGGCAATATCATCTCCCGCGCCGTGCGCACCCCGACCCCCTACCCGCTGCCGCCGACGAAGCTGGTGGAGACCATTACCTCGCTGGCCTCCCAGCTGCCGGGCGCGGACCGGGCGACGGTGGGGATGCCGGGCATGATCCGCCACGGGGTCGTCATTGCCACGCCGCACTACATCACCAAGGACGGCCCCCGCTCCAAGGTGCTGCCCGAGCTGGTGGAGGCCTGGGCCCGCTTCGACATGGGCGCCGGCGTCTCGCGGGCCCTGGGCATCCCCTCCCTGGTGCTCAACGACGCCGAGGTCGCCGGGGCCGGCGTCGTCACGGGCCGCGGCCTGGAGATGATCGTGACCCTGGGCACGGGCCTGGGCAACGCCGTCTTCGACAACGGCATCCTGGCCCCGCACGTGGAGGTCTCTCAGGGGCCGGTGCGCTGGGGCCTGACCTACGACGACTACATCGGTGAGCACGAGCGCCTACGCCTGGGCGACGCCCACTGGTCGCGCCGCGTGCGCCGGGTCGTCGAAGCCCTGCGCCCCATGTACCTGTGGGACCGCCTTTACCTGGGCGGCGGCAACTCGCGCCGGATCACGGCGGCCCAGCTGGCCAAGACCGGCGACGACGTCGTCGTGGTCCCCAACGAGGCCGGCATGACCGGTGGCGCCCGTTGCTGGGACATGGCCCGGCCCTGA
- the rplM gene encoding 50S ribosomal protein L13: MRTYTPKPGDVEKSWYVIDATDVVLGRLAAQAATLLRGKHKPQFAPNEDCGDYVVIINADKVALTNGKADRKFAYRHSGHPGGLTAVSYRDLLATRPERAVEKAVKGMVPHTKLGRAQLKKLRVYAGAEHPHASQNPKTFEITQVAQ, encoded by the coding sequence GTGCGCACGTATACACCGAAGCCCGGCGACGTCGAGAAGAGCTGGTACGTCATCGACGCCACCGACGTCGTCCTGGGTCGACTCGCGGCCCAGGCCGCCACCCTGCTCCGTGGGAAGCACAAGCCCCAGTTCGCGCCCAACGAGGACTGCGGCGACTACGTCGTCATCATCAACGCCGACAAGGTGGCCCTCACCAACGGCAAGGCCGACAGGAAGTTCGCCTACCGCCACTCCGGCCACCCGGGCGGCCTGACCGCCGTCTCCTACCGCGACCTGCTGGCCACCCGCCCCGAGCGCGCCGTCGAGAAGGCCGTCAAGGGCATGGTGCCCCACACCAAGCTCGGTCGCGCCCAGCTCAAGAAGCTCAGGGTCTACGCAGGTGCCGAGCACCCGCACGCCTCCCAGAACCCGAAGACGTTCGAGATCACCCAGGTCGCCCAGTAA
- the rpsI gene encoding 30S ribosomal protein S9 — protein sequence MAETTVDIDALDEENAPSSYTTETEESAPGRGQSITAPGSGLGRRKEAVARVRLVPGTGQWKLNGRTLEDYFPNKLHQQLVRAPFTILDLEGRFDVVARINGGGVSGQAGALRLGIARALNEIDREANRATLKKAGFLTRDSRIVERKKAGLHKARRAPQYSKR from the coding sequence GTGGCTGAGACCACTGTCGACATCGACGCGCTGGACGAGGAGAACGCCCCCTCCAGCTACACCACCGAGACCGAGGAGTCCGCTCCCGGCCGCGGCCAGTCCATCACCGCCCCCGGCTCCGGCCTGGGCCGCCGCAAGGAGGCCGTCGCCCGCGTGCGCCTCGTGCCCGGCACCGGCCAGTGGAAGCTGAACGGCCGCACCCTGGAGGACTACTTCCCCAACAAGCTGCACCAGCAGCTCGTGCGCGCCCCCTTCACCATCCTGGACCTCGAGGGCCGTTTCGACGTCGTCGCCCGCATCAACGGCGGCGGCGTCTCCGGCCAGGCCGGCGCCCTGCGCCTGGGCATCGCCCGCGCCCTCAACGAGATCGACCGTGAGGCCAACCGCGCCACTCTCAAGAAGGCCGGCTTCCTCACCCGCGACTCGCGCATCGTGGAGCGCAAGAAGGCCGGTCTGCACAAGGCCCGCCGCGCCCCCCAGTACTCCAAGCGCTGA
- a CDS encoding MgtC/SapB family protein yields the protein MGALFSLDHVGIQVVAMAATFILCLTLGAERHLRHKDAGVKTHVLVGLGSCLFTLVSAYGFAPITGSDVSVDPSRVAAQIVSGIGFLGAGVIFVNNDTVRGLTTAATVWLSAAIGMACGAGMIPLAATAVALDYVVVLLLGPLTSRLQRRRGEVTVRIDYEVGRAIMPEILQAATASGFTATLEETEMIRGERGRTMNAVMRFHGQRPAANLIESLSGLDGVDGVECLEGGRLD from the coding sequence GTGGGCGCGCTGTTCAGCCTGGACCACGTGGGTATCCAGGTTGTCGCCATGGCGGCGACCTTCATCCTGTGCCTGACCCTGGGCGCCGAACGCCACCTGCGCCACAAGGACGCCGGGGTCAAGACGCACGTCCTGGTGGGACTGGGCTCGTGCCTGTTCACCCTCGTGTCCGCCTACGGGTTCGCCCCGATCACCGGCTCCGACGTCTCCGTGGACCCCAGCCGTGTGGCTGCGCAGATCGTCTCCGGCATCGGCTTCCTGGGCGCCGGGGTCATCTTCGTCAACAACGACACCGTTCGCGGCCTGACCACCGCCGCCACCGTCTGGCTCAGTGCCGCCATCGGCATGGCCTGCGGCGCGGGCATGATCCCCCTGGCCGCCACCGCCGTCGCGCTCGACTACGTCGTCGTCCTGCTGCTGGGGCCCCTCACCTCGCGCCTGCAGCGTCGCCGCGGCGAGGTGACGGTGCGCATCGACTACGAGGTCGGCCGCGCCATCATGCCCGAAATCCTCCAGGCCGCCACCGCCTCCGGCTTCACGGCGACCCTGGAGGAGACCGAGATGATCCGCGGCGAGCGCGGGCGCACCATGAACGCCGTCATGCGCTTCCACGGGCAGCGGCCCGCCGCCAACCTCATCGAGTCCCTGTCCGGTCTTGACGGTGTCGACGGTGTCGAGTGCCTTGAGGGCGGCCGGCTCGACTGA
- the truA gene encoding tRNA pseudouridine(38-40) synthase TruA, with the protein MPRIRLDLAYDGTFFSGWAAQPGLRTVEGVLTSALATVLREPVRLTVAGRTDAGVHAAAQVVHLDVSSQAWGALPGRSERSPETALLTRLAGVLAREAQDSLPPTPRGASDVVVTGVRIVPEAFDARFGALTRRYTYRIADDAAPRDPARRATVLWLPGRLDVEAMAASAAPLLGEHDFLSYCKPREGATTIRTLRALDWRRASAGPDAGLVTLGVVADAFCHSMVRSLVGAGLAVGQGRKPATWPGEVLAARTRNGAAPVAPPHGLTLEEVTYPGDDELAAQAERARTTRRLTC; encoded by the coding sequence ATGCCACGCATCCGCCTCGACCTGGCCTACGACGGCACCTTCTTCTCCGGGTGGGCCGCCCAGCCCGGGCTGCGCACCGTCGAGGGGGTCCTGACCTCCGCCCTGGCCACCGTCCTGCGCGAGCCCGTCCGCCTCACGGTGGCCGGTCGCACCGACGCCGGCGTCCACGCCGCCGCCCAGGTGGTCCACCTCGACGTGAGCTCCCAGGCCTGGGGGGCGCTGCCCGGGCGCTCCGAGCGCAGCCCCGAGACCGCCCTGCTCACCCGGCTCGCGGGCGTCCTGGCGCGCGAGGCGCAGGACAGCCTGCCGCCCACCCCGCGAGGAGCCAGTGACGTCGTCGTCACCGGGGTGCGCATCGTGCCGGAGGCCTTCGACGCCCGCTTCGGCGCACTGACCCGCCGCTACACCTATCGGATCGCCGACGACGCCGCCCCACGCGACCCTGCCCGGCGCGCCACCGTCCTGTGGCTGCCGGGTCGGCTCGACGTCGAGGCCATGGCCGCCTCGGCGGCGCCTCTGCTGGGCGAGCACGACTTCCTGTCCTACTGCAAGCCCCGCGAGGGCGCCACGACCATCCGCACCCTGCGGGCCCTTGACTGGCGCAGGGCCTCCGCCGGGCCGGACGCCGGGCTTGTCACCCTGGGCGTCGTCGCCGATGCCTTCTGCCACTCCATGGTCCGCTCCCTGGTGGGAGCCGGTCTCGCCGTCGGGCAGGGGCGGAAACCCGCCACCTGGCCCGGAGAGGTTCTGGCGGCCCGTACCCGCAACGGCGCCGCCCCCGTCGCCCCGCCGCACGGGCTGACCCTGGAGGAGGTCACCTACCCGGGCGACGACGAGCTCGCCGCCCAGGCCGAGCGCGCCCGCACCACCCGCCGCCTGACCTGCTGA
- a CDS encoding Re/Si-specific NAD(P)(+) transhydrogenase subunit alpha — translation MRIGVPREPVDQPRAAASPQTVERMIRLGYEVLVERGAGARAQFHDDAYQAAGAQPAGGAQVWGCEVVVSASSPAEEQLALMSRGAVLICRLDPTRRPELLEALRERGITCLALDVVPRISRAQSLDVLSSQANLAGYRAVIEAASHFGRLFSGQVTAAGKFPPATVYVIGAGVAGLSAIGTAYSLGAQVRGSDVRPEVADQVRSMGAQFVPLPNAQEVSSDGYAKEMSADQAAAANTLYARQAAESDIVITTASIPGRRAPVLLDRASIEAMRPGSVIIDMAAATGGNTELTLPGEVVTTDSGVTIVGHTDLAGLLPSQASQLYGRNIVNLLDLLTPAKDGTLTLDLDDEVVRAITVTHDGELLWPPPPIQVSAAPAPGRPAESTTDDAAAQEAARAAQARSRSRQWLGLAAASLVAAALVLVTPPAATSHYIVLMLSVILGFHVISNVTPALHTPLMSVTNAISGIILVGAISQVGHPHPVISAISLAAVVLATINIVGGFAVTHRMLAMFTKD, via the coding sequence ATGCGTATCGGAGTCCCCCGCGAGCCGGTGGATCAGCCGCGCGCCGCTGCGAGTCCGCAGACGGTGGAGCGGATGATCCGCCTGGGCTACGAGGTGCTGGTCGAGCGCGGCGCCGGAGCGCGGGCGCAGTTCCACGACGACGCCTACCAGGCCGCCGGGGCCCAACCGGCCGGTGGCGCCCAGGTCTGGGGCTGCGAGGTCGTGGTGAGCGCCTCGTCCCCGGCCGAGGAGCAGCTGGCGCTCATGAGCCGGGGCGCGGTCCTCATCTGCCGGCTGGACCCGACGCGCCGGCCCGAGCTCCTCGAGGCGCTGCGGGAGCGGGGCATCACCTGTCTGGCCCTGGACGTCGTCCCGAGGATCTCGCGGGCGCAGTCGCTGGACGTGCTCTCATCGCAAGCAAACCTCGCCGGCTACCGTGCCGTCATCGAGGCGGCCTCGCACTTCGGCAGGCTGTTCAGCGGGCAGGTGACCGCTGCGGGCAAGTTCCCGCCCGCAACCGTCTACGTCATCGGCGCGGGCGTGGCGGGGCTGTCCGCGATCGGCACCGCCTACTCCCTGGGCGCACAGGTGCGCGGCTCCGACGTGCGCCCCGAGGTCGCCGACCAGGTCCGCTCCATGGGGGCGCAGTTCGTGCCGCTGCCCAACGCCCAGGAGGTCTCATCCGACGGCTACGCCAAGGAGATGAGTGCCGACCAGGCGGCCGCGGCCAACACGCTCTACGCCCGGCAGGCAGCCGAGTCCGACATCGTCATCACCACGGCGAGCATCCCCGGCCGCCGCGCGCCTGTGCTCCTGGACCGGGCCTCGATCGAGGCCATGCGCCCCGGCTCGGTCATCATCGATATGGCGGCAGCCACCGGCGGCAACACCGAGCTGACGTTGCCCGGCGAGGTGGTCACCACCGACAGCGGCGTCACCATCGTGGGGCACACCGACCTGGCGGGCCTGCTGCCCTCGCAGGCCTCCCAGCTCTACGGGCGCAACATCGTCAACCTACTGGACCTCCTCACCCCGGCCAAGGACGGGACCCTCACCCTGGACCTGGACGACGAGGTGGTGCGGGCCATCACGGTCACCCACGACGGCGAGCTGTTGTGGCCCCCGCCCCCGATCCAGGTCTCGGCCGCTCCGGCCCCGGGGCGCCCGGCGGAGTCGACTACCGACGACGCAGCCGCCCAGGAGGCGGCCCGAGCGGCGCAGGCGCGCTCCCGCTCCCGGCAGTGGCTGGGGCTGGCGGCGGCGAGCCTGGTGGCCGCCGCCCTGGTCCTGGTGACGCCGCCGGCCGCCACGAGCCACTACATCGTGCTCATGCTCTCGGTGATCCTGGGCTTCCACGTCATCTCCAACGTGACCCCCGCCCTGCACACACCGCTCATGTCGGTGACCAACGCGATCTCCGGGATCATCCTGGTCGGGGCGATCTCGCAGGTGGGCCATCCCCACCCCGTCATCAGCGCCATCAGCCTGGCGGCGGTGGTCCTGGCAACGATCAACATCGTCGGCGGCTTCGCGGTCACCCACCGCATGCTGGCCATGTTCACGAAGGACTGA
- a CDS encoding NAD(P)(+) transhydrogenase (Re/Si-specific) subunit beta translates to MMTHVLMPAASSDTLTAAPSLPSPVVLAYIAAAILFILAAAGLSRHETAVAGNVAGAVGMGVAVLAAIGLVLSSRPARGVLPTLLLIAMGLALGSVIGLVVARRVAMTGMPQLIAVLNGLVGLAAVLVGYNSYVSPDALSASLGAFHLGEVFLGVFVGGVTFTGSVLAALKLAGRVPGRPLTLPGRNLLNLGSLIVSLLLMVGFMVVPAGSGAGWAFLTVMTVIALVLGAHLVLAIGGGDMPVVVSIMNSYSGWASAFTGFMVDNDLLIITGALVGSSGAYLSYLMCQAMNRSFTSVLLGGYGTDSTSAAAGGPQHEGSVEEISAGEVAHLLQNAQRVVITPGYGMAVAQAQYPVATLTEMLRSEGVEVTFGIHPVAGRLPGHMNVLLAEAKVPYDIVLEMDEINDSFNDVDVVLIIGANDTVNPAAQEPGSPIAGMPVLRVWEASRVIVFKRSMAIGYAGVDNPLFFRENTSMLFGDAKNTVEAIIRALE, encoded by the coding sequence ATGATGACTCACGTGCTGATGCCGGCTGCGTCGTCGGACACGCTGACCGCCGCGCCGTCACTGCCCTCCCCGGTGGTCCTGGCCTACATCGCCGCCGCGATCCTGTTCATCCTGGCCGCAGCCGGCCTGTCACGCCATGAGACCGCGGTGGCCGGCAATGTGGCGGGCGCCGTCGGCATGGGGGTGGCGGTGCTCGCCGCCATCGGCCTGGTCTTGAGCAGCCGGCCCGCGCGGGGCGTGCTGCCCACCCTGCTTCTCATCGCCATGGGCCTGGCCCTGGGATCGGTCATCGGACTGGTGGTGGCCAGGCGCGTGGCCATGACCGGGATGCCCCAGCTCATCGCCGTGCTCAACGGCCTGGTGGGGCTGGCGGCCGTCCTGGTGGGATACAACTCCTACGTCTCCCCCGACGCCCTGTCCGCCTCGCTGGGTGCCTTCCACCTGGGAGAGGTCTTCCTGGGCGTGTTCGTCGGTGGGGTGACCTTCACCGGCTCGGTCCTGGCGGCCCTCAAGCTGGCCGGCCGCGTACCGGGGCGCCCGCTGACGCTACCGGGCCGCAACCTGCTCAACCTCGGGTCGCTCATCGTCTCCCTGCTCCTCATGGTGGGGTTCATGGTGGTGCCGGCCGGCTCCGGTGCCGGCTGGGCCTTCCTCACGGTGATGACCGTCATCGCGCTGGTCCTGGGCGCTCACCTGGTGCTGGCGATCGGCGGCGGCGACATGCCGGTGGTCGTCTCGATCATGAACTCCTACTCGGGGTGGGCCTCCGCCTTCACCGGCTTCATGGTGGACAACGACCTGCTCATCATCACCGGGGCGCTGGTGGGCTCCTCGGGGGCCTATCTGTCCTACCTCATGTGCCAGGCCATGAACCGCTCCTTCACCTCCGTACTGCTGGGCGGCTACGGAACCGACTCCACCAGCGCCGCCGCGGGTGGTCCTCAGCACGAGGGCTCGGTGGAGGAGATCAGCGCCGGCGAGGTGGCTCACCTGCTGCAGAACGCCCAACGCGTGGTCATCACCCCCGGCTACGGGATGGCCGTCGCTCAGGCCCAGTACCCGGTGGCCACCCTCACCGAGATGCTGCGCTCGGAGGGAGTGGAGGTCACCTTCGGCATCCACCCGGTGGCGGGCCGCCTGCCCGGGCACATGAACGTGCTGCTGGCCGAGGCGAAGGTCCCCTACGACATCGTCCTGGAGATGGACGAGATCAACGACTCCTTCAACGACGTCGACGTCGTCCTCATCATCGGCGCCAACGACACCGTCAACCCGGCCGCCCAGGAGCCGGGCTCGCCGATCGCGGGCATGCCGGTGCTGCGCGTGTGGGAGGCGAGCCGGGTCATTGTCTTCAAGCGGTCCATGGCCATCGGCTACGCTGGGGTGGACAACCCGCTGTTCTTCCGGGAGAACACCTCGATGCTCTTCGGCGACGCCAAGAACACCGTCGAGGCCATCATCCGGGCCCTGGAGTAG
- a CDS encoding tetratricopeptide repeat protein, which yields MSLSPYATPEGVAHATRLLELSERLADSGRRGEALDAAREASEILRGLARVNPDHYLNDFAEGLSVLAVRLRKARRIREGVGISRETARIRRHLTQQDYDAHAPGLAGSLSRLAADLSAAGELRDALATAQESVDLYRNLSQDNPSAYDAGLAQALTTLACRLGESGHPSDAFVTAQQAISVRRRLAQSDPDTQVPELAATLSSLAPRLCTVGYADEALDQAREAVGLYRRRDEDEPGSCTGEFAGALEVLAVCGAAVGRRDEALNAAEEAAALYRGLARSAPALYSPEVIGSLGTLARRLSDAGRHHEALAATQEAVSIARALAHSAPDTHLPDLASALQAHAACLRDADRLDRALAAAREVVSIRRTLVRSSPTTYTPDLAESLYILAVGLYTARQLPESFTAARESIDIYRRLVRANPASYTADLARALNILTLNLNRAGRSQEALAAVQEAVTIYRSLVQIDAAAYKSDLAACLHNVATCLGDTGHRSAALAAIRETATIRRELAERDPATHAPALAPCLHRLAKRLAEAGHQGEALETAREAVDLYRGLARRYPEAFSQGLADTLGTYASVLRWAGEETDSAHVRQEREEVLTQIEEMDAGDD from the coding sequence GTGTCGCTCTCCCCCTATGCCACCCCTGAGGGCGTGGCTCACGCCACCCGGCTGCTGGAGCTCAGTGAGCGCCTGGCGGACTCGGGACGCCGGGGGGAGGCTCTGGACGCCGCGCGGGAGGCGAGTGAGATCCTCCGGGGCCTGGCACGGGTCAACCCGGATCACTACCTGAACGATTTCGCCGAGGGCCTGTCGGTCCTGGCCGTCCGCCTGCGCAAGGCCCGCCGCATCCGCGAGGGCGTCGGCATCTCGCGGGAGACGGCCCGGATCCGACGGCACCTGACCCAGCAGGACTACGACGCGCACGCTCCTGGCCTGGCCGGGTCGCTGAGTCGGCTCGCCGCCGATCTGAGCGCGGCCGGCGAGCTGCGCGACGCCCTGGCCACTGCACAGGAGTCCGTCGACCTCTACCGGAACCTGAGCCAGGACAATCCCTCCGCCTACGACGCCGGCCTGGCTCAGGCCCTGACCACGCTCGCCTGCCGTCTGGGCGAGTCCGGGCACCCGAGCGACGCCTTCGTCACCGCCCAGCAGGCCATCAGCGTCCGACGGCGTCTGGCCCAGTCCGATCCGGACACCCAGGTTCCCGAGCTGGCAGCGACCTTGAGCAGTCTGGCGCCGCGTCTGTGCACAGTCGGGTACGCCGATGAGGCCCTGGACCAGGCCCGGGAGGCTGTCGGTCTCTACCGGAGGCGCGATGAGGACGAGCCCGGTTCCTGCACCGGTGAATTCGCCGGTGCGCTGGAGGTGCTGGCCGTCTGCGGGGCCGCCGTCGGGCGTCGCGACGAGGCCCTGAACGCGGCCGAGGAGGCAGCCGCGCTCTACCGGGGGCTGGCCCGAAGCGCGCCCGCCCTCTACTCCCCCGAGGTCATCGGCTCCTTGGGGACACTGGCCCGGCGCCTGAGCGATGCAGGAAGGCACCATGAGGCACTCGCCGCGACCCAGGAGGCGGTCAGTATCGCTCGGGCTCTGGCCCACAGCGCCCCTGACACCCATCTGCCCGACTTGGCCAGTGCCCTCCAGGCGCACGCCGCCTGTCTGCGCGACGCCGACAGGCTGGACCGGGCTCTGGCCGCGGCTCGTGAGGTGGTCAGCATCCGGCGCACCCTGGTGAGGAGCAGCCCCACCACCTACACCCCGGATCTTGCCGAGTCCCTGTACATCCTCGCTGTCGGCCTGTACACGGCCAGGCAGCTGCCCGAGTCCTTCACGGCGGCCAGGGAGTCCATCGATATCTACCGGCGCCTGGTCCGGGCCAATCCTGCCTCCTATACCGCCGACCTCGCTCGGGCGCTCAATATCCTCACCTTGAACCTCAATCGGGCAGGCCGCTCGCAGGAGGCACTGGCCGCCGTTCAGGAGGCGGTCACCATCTACCGCAGCCTGGTGCAGATCGATGCCGCCGCCTACAAGTCGGACCTGGCCGCCTGCCTGCACAATGTCGCCACGTGCCTGGGCGACACGGGGCACCGCTCCGCCGCCCTGGCCGCGATCCGGGAGACGGCGACGATCCGCCGCGAGCTGGCCGAGCGCGATCCGGCGACTCACGCCCCGGCACTGGCTCCGTGCCTGCACCGGCTCGCCAAGCGTCTGGCGGAGGCCGGTCACCAAGGCGAGGCCCTGGAGACCGCGCGGGAGGCGGTCGACCTCTACCGGGGTCTGGCCCGCAGGTACCCGGAGGCCTTCAGTCAGGGGCTGGCCGACACCCTCGGCACCTACGCCTCAGTCCTCCGGTGGGCGGGCGAGGAGACCGATTCCGCCCACGTCCGCCAGGAACGCGAGGAGGTCCTCACGCAGATTGAGGAGATGGACGCGGGCGACGATTGA